From Arcobacter arenosus, one genomic window encodes:
- a CDS encoding response regulator, which yields MFKGKILIVDDVPKNIQMAMNILKNEGHKMFYAKDGKMALKLTSEQEFDLILLDIMMPDINGFEVCKKLKSDDKTKNIPIVFLSGKDSTKDIEQAYEVGGIDYVVKPFINIELVTKANNYVKLKLLEESTYEK from the coding sequence GTGTTTAAAGGAAAAATTCTAATAGTAGATGATGTACCAAAAAATATTCAGATGGCCATGAATATATTAAAAAATGAAGGGCATAAAATGTTTTATGCTAAAGATGGGAAAATGGCTTTAAAACTTACTTCAGAACAAGAATTTGATTTGATTTTATTAGATATTATGATGCCTGATATTAATGGCTTTGAGGTTTGTAAAAAACTTAAAAGTGATGATAAAACAAAAAATATTCCAATTGTTTTTTTATCGGGGAAAGATTCTACAAAAGATATTGAACAAGCTTATGAAGTAGGTGGAATTGATTATGTTGTAAAGCCTTTTATTAATATTGAATTAGTTACTAAGGCAAATAATTATGTAAAATTAAAACTTTTAGAGGAAAGTACTTATGAAAAATGA
- a CDS encoding ATP-binding protein → MKTIIKLVLFLSLFLTPLFAIYKDTLTLANISSKPLFELDKDSFDELIIPYIKQKNNILSVQIIDLEYDEIYWQYKLKEKKDFTCSNGNIIDSSIIEYETKKIGRIDICYDKKILDLHSASLEYTKEELLWLKKNPVIKIAKMSYWASDILGKNVHIDYINLLSQYGGLNISLTDFDKWSTGIKATIKGEKVHGILDLSWSQDREDNQFLFSKPYFYTPMYIVVKKENNDIKSIEDLENKTVYLQKESITNEIVKNLNLNIKTIVLDKNTKMYESLEKKDSKADAILIYSLNEKFLENYNLKIGKKFYNKYGEVYIGLSKKYKILQSILIKAHNKIPQEKLDALQNKVYKINDKNSLNLSSEEIKWLDSAPKITFAGDPKWLPFEGFNEQGEYIGFVSEYLKKFENFVGLKIDKIKTDSWSETLSLAKDNKVDIISDDIKNTALYKYYKPIEPYIESQVVIVMDNNTSFVEDLNSLKDKKIAIIKGYGYVQEIYKKYPNLKFYEVENIKEGLTDLVSKKYDAMLGTAALMSYSIKSFGLHDLRIVGSVDVKLSLTLFVKRSEDLLYNILSKFMSSINEMEHLEIKNKFNDIAFEPIVDYRIVWYVVIGTIGIILFFTLNNRRLQVLVDQKTFELKDLNKNLENKVLSRTKELEDEKNHVEELNEELKDAKVKAENLAKQKSEFLANMSHEIRTPMNSVLGFTEILDKEIDNPVHKEYLNSIKKGGDSLLRIINDILDLSKIEAGKMEIKKESINPRSVFIEMESIFHSKIISKNINFIMEIDEKLPKYIITDGVRVRQILFNLIGNAIKFTDKGQIKLKAMSLYKNEIKSKVDLVFIVEDTGIGINKKNLKSIFNAFEQQENQNTAKYGGTGLGLSICAKLAKMLNGKIEVESEVGKGSTFKVTLYDLDVSSINEELVESKIDTKSIVFEKSTILVVDDVEENRQLVIAALKNFDLEIIEAKDGQEAINRLKNVNFNLILMDLRMPVMDGYEAATIIKADEKLSKIPLIALTASVMRKDFEKVTDFGFDGYLRKPVILEDLIIEMTKHLKYKKLEENIIEEEEKEEYDLEKLKDVISDLENSLKEEYNFVKESGDFTLIEEFANKVLDLAVKNKIDLLRNYAQDLITNINSFDIEKVDYLMNTYNENIEKLKVKLSV, encoded by the coding sequence ATGAAAACAATAATAAAACTTGTATTGTTTTTAAGTTTGTTCTTAACGCCTCTTTTTGCTATTTATAAAGATACTTTAACTTTAGCAAATATTAGTTCAAAACCACTTTTTGAACTTGATAAAGATTCCTTTGATGAATTAATAATACCTTATATAAAACAGAAAAACAATATTTTATCTGTTCAAATAATTGATTTAGAATATGATGAAATCTATTGGCAATATAAATTAAAAGAAAAAAAAGATTTTACATGTAGCAATGGAAATATTATTGATTCATCAATTATTGAATATGAGACTAAAAAAATAGGTAGAATAGATATCTGTTATGATAAAAAGATTTTAGACTTACACAGTGCTTCATTGGAGTATACAAAAGAAGAACTACTTTGGTTAAAGAAAAATCCAGTAATAAAAATTGCTAAAATGAGTTATTGGGCATCTGATATTCTTGGAAAAAATGTTCACATAGATTATATTAATCTTCTTAGTCAATATGGAGGTTTAAATATTTCACTTACTGATTTTGATAAATGGTCTACTGGAATAAAAGCTACTATAAAAGGTGAAAAAGTTCACGGTATACTTGATTTAAGTTGGAGTCAAGATAGAGAAGATAATCAGTTTTTGTTCTCAAAGCCTTATTTCTATACTCCTATGTATATTGTTGTTAAAAAAGAAAATAATGATATCAAATCTATAGAAGACTTGGAAAATAAGACTGTTTATTTACAAAAAGAATCTATTACAAATGAAATAGTAAAGAATTTAAATTTAAATATTAAAACCATCGTTTTAGATAAAAATACAAAGATGTATGAATCTTTGGAAAAAAAGGATTCTAAAGCAGATGCAATTTTAATATATAGTTTAAATGAGAAATTTTTAGAAAACTATAATTTAAAAATTGGAAAAAAGTTTTATAATAAATATGGTGAAGTATATATAGGTCTTAGTAAAAAATATAAAATTTTACAATCAATTTTAATTAAAGCTCATAATAAAATTCCCCAAGAAAAATTAGATGCCTTACAAAATAAAGTTTATAAAATCAATGATAAAAATAGTTTAAATCTTAGTTCAGAAGAGATAAAATGGCTTGATTCTGCACCTAAAATAACTTTTGCAGGGGATCCTAAATGGCTCCCTTTTGAAGGTTTTAACGAACAAGGTGAGTATATTGGATTTGTTTCAGAATATTTAAAAAAATTTGAAAATTTTGTTGGTTTAAAAATAGATAAGATTAAAACTGACTCTTGGTCTGAAACATTATCTTTAGCTAAAGATAACAAAGTTGATATTATCTCCGATGATATTAAAAATACAGCCTTATATAAATATTATAAACCTATTGAACCTTATATTGAGAGTCAAGTGGTAATTGTTATGGATAACAATACTAGTTTTGTTGAAGATTTAAATTCTTTAAAAGATAAAAAAATCGCAATTATTAAAGGTTATGGTTATGTGCAGGAGATTTATAAAAAATATCCAAATTTAAAGTTTTATGAAGTAGAGAATATTAAAGAGGGACTTACAGATTTAGTGTCAAAAAAATATGATGCCATGCTTGGTACAGCGGCTTTAATGAGTTACTCTATTAAATCTTTTGGTTTGCATGATTTAAGAATCGTAGGTTCAGTTGATGTGAAATTATCATTAACTCTTTTTGTAAAAAGAAGTGAAGATTTACTTTATAATATTTTGTCTAAATTTATGTCTTCAATAAATGAGATGGAACATTTAGAGATAAAAAATAAGTTTAATGATATAGCATTTGAACCTATTGTTGACTATAGGATTGTTTGGTATGTTGTGATTGGAACAATTGGTATTATATTGTTTTTTACTCTTAATAATAGAAGATTACAGGTTTTAGTAGATCAAAAAACTTTTGAATTAAAGGATTTAAATAAAAATCTAGAAAACAAAGTATTATCTAGGACTAAAGAACTTGAAGATGAAAAGAATCATGTTGAAGAATTAAATGAAGAATTAAAAGATGCAAAGGTAAAAGCAGAAAATTTAGCAAAACAAAAAAGTGAATTTTTGGCAAATATGAGCCATGAAATTAGAACACCAATGAATTCAGTTTTAGGTTTTACTGAGATATTAGATAAAGAAATAGATAATCCAGTCCATAAAGAATATTTAAACTCAATAAAAAAAGGTGGGGATTCTTTACTTAGAATTATAAATGATATTTTAGACCTTTCAAAAATAGAAGCTGGAAAAATGGAAATTAAAAAAGAATCTATAAATCCAAGAAGTGTTTTTATTGAGATGGAGTCAATCTTTCATTCTAAAATTATAAGTAAAAATATCAATTTTATTATGGAAATTGATGAAAAATTACCAAAATATATTATCACAGATGGAGTAAGGGTTAGACAAATATTATTTAATTTAATTGGAAATGCAATTAAATTTACCGATAAAGGGCAAATAAAACTAAAAGCTATGTCCCTTTATAAAAATGAAATAAAAAGTAAAGTAGATTTAGTTTTTATAGTTGAAGATACAGGAATAGGTATAAATAAAAAGAATTTAAAATCGATTTTTAATGCCTTTGAACAACAAGAAAATCAAAATACTGCAAAATATGGTGGAACAGGTTTAGGTTTATCAATTTGTGCAAAATTAGCAAAAATGTTAAATGGTAAAATAGAAGTAGAAAGTGAAGTGGGAAAAGGTAGTACTTTCAAAGTTACATTATATGATTTAGATGTTAGTTCAATTAATGAAGAATTAGTTGAAAGTAAAATTGATACAAAATCAATAGTTTTTGAAAAGTCTACTATTTTAGTTGTTGATGATGTGGAAGAAAATAGACAACTAGTGATTGCCGCACTAAAGAATTTTGATTTAGAGATAATAGAAGCAAAAGATGGTCAAGAGGCCATAAATAGATTAAAAAATGTTAATTTTAATTTAATTTTAATGGATTTAAGAATGCCCGTTATGGATGGTTATGAAGCTGCAACAATAATAAAAGCTGATGAAAAACTTAGTAAAATTCCATTAATAGCTTTAACTGCTTCAGTTATGAGAAAAGATTTTGAAAAAGTTACAGATTTTGGTTTTGATGGATATTTAAGAAAACCTGTTATTTTAGAAGATTTAATAATTGAAATGACTAAACATCTAAAATATAAAAAACTAGAAGAAAATATTATCGAAGAAGAAGAAAAAGAAGAATATGATTTAGAAAAATTAAAAGATGTAATTAGTGATTTAGAAAATAGTTTAAAAGAAGAGTATAATTTTGTAAAAGAGAGTGGAGATTTTACTTTAATTGAAGAGTTTGCAAATAAAGTTTTAGATCTAGCTGTGAAAAATAAAATTGATTTATTAAGAAATTATGCTCAAGATTTAATAACAAATATAAATTCATTTGATATAGAAAAAGTTGATTATTTAATGAATACATATAATGAAAATATTGAAAAGCTAAAGGTGAAGTTAAGTGTTTAA
- a CDS encoding TIGR02285 family protein, which translates to MKSFLSLIFLITFLYSNQNDKITWLINDAPPFYINEGKFKNEGFGDLFQKLIIKDLSNYNHEIKQSALSRVIKNFQHKKNVCFSTWIYNTTPEYVITSIPNVYYEPLGIITRKENKEFFMKIPISLDNLMANEKFIFIQGMGRGYGLPLDEIVNKYKEKPNFKIRKSSKNITDAIFEMIKRKRVDYTIDYYSSLSFYNARNKDNNQLIFLPIEENYEKGVLGSIACSKSPWGKKVIEDINKSIEKLRDKDEYKEIFSKWLVPKENSTSYWNNYKNLIEDFK; encoded by the coding sequence TTGAAAAGTTTTCTCTCCTTAATCTTTCTTATTACTTTTTTATATTCAAACCAAAATGATAAAATAACATGGCTTATTAATGATGCACCTCCTTTTTATATAAATGAGGGTAAATTTAAAAATGAAGGCTTTGGTGATTTATTTCAAAAGCTGATTATAAAAGATTTAAGTAATTATAATCATGAAATCAAACAAAGTGCACTTTCAAGAGTAATAAAAAATTTTCAACATAAAAAAAATGTATGCTTCTCTACTTGGATTTATAATACAACTCCTGAATATGTTATAACTTCTATTCCTAATGTTTATTATGAACCATTGGGAATTATCACAAGAAAAGAAAATAAAGAGTTTTTTATGAAGATTCCCATTTCTTTAGACAATTTAATGGCAAATGAAAAGTTTATTTTTATTCAAGGTATGGGAAGAGGTTATGGATTACCTTTAGATGAGATAGTAAACAAATATAAAGAAAAACCAAATTTTAAAATTAGAAAATCATCAAAAAATATAACAGATGCAATTTTTGAGATGATAAAAAGAAAAAGAGTTGATTATACAATAGATTATTATAGTTCACTTAGTTTTTATAATGCAAGAAATAAAGATAATAATCAGTTGATTTTTTTGCCAATTGAAGAAAATTATGAAAAGGGTGTACTTGGTTCTATAGCTTGTTCAAAATCACCTTGGGGTAAAAAAGTTATAGAAGATATAAATAAAAGTATTGAAAAATTAAGAGATAAAGATGAATATAAAGAAATATTTTCTAAATGGCTAGTACCAAAAGAAAATAGTACAAGCTATTGGAATAATTATAAAAATCTAATTGAGGATTTCAAATGA
- the pyrF gene encoding orotidine-5'-phosphate decarboxylase, whose translation MKLCVSLDLPSAKENLALVEQIKDFDVWLKVGFRSYIRDGKKFLEDLKVINPNFKIFLDLKLYDIPNTMADAAQEIAQFGLVDMFNVHASSGKTAMNTVMDRIKDIPNKPLVLAVTALTSFDNEEFKSVYNEDIETKATKMAIDTFESKVDGVVCSAFESLDIKNNTSNEFITLCPGIRPFGEDSGDQKRVADIPFSKENLVDFIVVGRPIYKAENPKEVVKKILENI comes from the coding sequence ATGAAACTTTGTGTATCATTAGATTTACCAAGTGCAAAAGAAAACTTGGCTTTAGTTGAACAAATTAAAGATTTTGATGTATGGCTAAAAGTTGGATTTAGATCTTATATTAGAGATGGAAAAAAGTTTTTAGAAGATTTAAAAGTAATTAATCCTAACTTCAAAATATTTTTAGATTTAAAACTTTATGATATACCAAATACTATGGCTGATGCAGCCCAAGAGATTGCACAATTTGGTTTAGTTGATATGTTTAATGTACATGCAAGTTCAGGTAAAACAGCTATGAATACTGTAATGGACAGAATTAAAGATATTCCAAATAAGCCATTAGTTTTAGCTGTAACTGCTCTAACATCTTTTGATAATGAAGAGTTTAAGTCTGTATATAATGAAGATATAGAAACTAAAGCAACTAAAATGGCTATAGATACTTTTGAATCAAAAGTTGATGGTGTAGTTTGTTCTGCTTTTGAAAGTTTAGATATTAAAAATAATACATCTAATGAGTTTATAACTTTATGTCCAGGGATTAGACCTTTTGGTGAAGACAGCGGTGATCAAAAAAGAGTTGCTGATATCCCTTTTTCAAAAGAAAATTTAGTTGATTTTATTGTAGTTGGTAGACCAATTTACAAAGCAGAAAACCCAAAAGAGGTTGTAAAAAAGATATTGGAAAATATTTAA
- the nusB gene encoding transcription antitermination factor NusB produces the protein MATRTQARESVIGLLYAYDLGNEGIVKYVDEILEDKKIRNKQKEFALDLFNGVVNNIEKIDEEIVSHLNQGGIKDTGSVEKSILRLAIYEILFKDLDKAIVINEAIELSKRLASDGAPKFINGLLDKISKA, from the coding sequence TTGGCTACAAGAACACAAGCTAGAGAATCAGTAATTGGTCTTTTATATGCGTATGATTTAGGTAACGAAGGTATTGTTAAATATGTTGATGAGATTTTAGAAGATAAAAAAATCAGAAACAAACAAAAAGAGTTTGCCCTTGATTTATTTAATGGTGTAGTAAACAACATTGAAAAAATTGATGAGGAGATAGTTTCTCATTTAAATCAAGGTGGAATTAAAGATACTGGTTCAGTTGAAAAATCAATTCTAAGACTTGCAATTTATGAGATTTTATTCAAAGATTTAGATAAAGCAATAGTTATAAATGAAGCAATTGAACTTTCAAAAAGACTAGCAAGTGATGGAGCTCCAAAGTTTATAAATGGTCTTTTAGACAAAATCAGCAAGGCTTAA
- the ribH gene encoding 6,7-dimethyl-8-ribityllumazine synthase, which yields MNIIEGNLRLKGDEKIAIINGRFNHIITDRLVEGAKDAFVRHGGNEENLDLILVPGAFEIPFALEKALETGKYDAVCCVGAVIRGATPHFDYISAEATKGIATVTLKYGKPVSNGVLTTDTIEQAIERAGSKVGNKGAEAMVTIIEMLDLYSEIGK from the coding sequence ATGAATATTATTGAAGGAAATTTAAGATTAAAAGGTGATGAAAAAATCGCTATTATTAATGGAAGATTTAATCACATTATTACAGATAGACTAGTAGAAGGTGCAAAAGACGCCTTTGTAAGACATGGTGGAAATGAAGAGAATTTAGATTTAATTTTAGTTCCAGGAGCTTTTGAAATTCCATTTGCTTTGGAAAAAGCTTTAGAAACTGGAAAATATGATGCAGTTTGTTGTGTAGGTGCAGTAATTAGAGGAGCAACTCCTCATTTTGATTATATCTCTGCAGAAGCAACAAAAGGTATCGCAACTGTTACATTAAAATATGGGAAACCAGTTTCAAATGGAGTTTTAACAACTGATACTATTGAACAAGCAATTGAAAGAGCTGGAAGCAAAGTTGGAAACAAAGGTGCAGAGGCTATGGTTACTATTATTGAGATGTTAGATTTATATAGTGAAATAGGAAAATAA
- the kdsA gene encoding 3-deoxy-8-phosphooctulonate synthase produces the protein MIVLTGPCVLEDRDTVMRIAEKLKPLSEDKRVDFYFKASFDKANRTSLDSFRGPGLDEGLKLFQEIKEQFGYRLVTDIHESYQAAPAAEVLDVLQIPAFLCRQTDLLVAAAKTDCKINIKKGQFLAAGSMKHPVEKVLRTRGCDEVSYENSKENNVWLCERGNTFGYGALVVDMKNLIAMREYAPVIFDATHSAQVPSTGGTTGGNAAIVPSLAKAAAAVGVDGFFFETHFDPSVALSDGPNMVQVDELYKVIDDIFAIKDVLGYN, from the coding sequence GTGATAGTTTTAACAGGACCATGCGTTTTAGAAGATAGAGATACTGTAATGAGAATTGCAGAAAAATTAAAGCCATTAAGTGAAGACAAAAGGGTGGATTTTTATTTTAAAGCTTCTTTTGATAAAGCAAATAGAACAAGTTTAGACTCTTTTAGAGGACCAGGTTTAGATGAGGGATTAAAATTATTCCAAGAGATAAAAGAACAGTTTGGTTATAGATTAGTAACTGATATTCATGAATCATATCAAGCGGCACCTGCTGCTGAAGTATTAGATGTACTTCAAATTCCTGCTTTTTTATGTAGACAAACTGATCTATTAGTAGCTGCTGCTAAAACAGATTGTAAAATCAATATTAAAAAAGGGCAATTTTTAGCAGCTGGTTCTATGAAACACCCAGTTGAAAAAGTATTAAGAACTAGAGGTTGTGATGAGGTTTCTTATGAAAACTCAAAAGAAAACAATGTTTGGTTATGTGAAAGGGGTAATACTTTTGGATATGGTGCATTAGTTGTAGATATGAAAAATCTTATTGCTATGAGAGAGTATGCTCCAGTTATTTTTGATGCAACACACTCTGCACAAGTTCCAAGTACAGGTGGAACAACAGGTGGGAATGCTGCAATTGTTCCAAGTTTAGCAAAAGCTGCAGCTGCTGTTGGTGTTGATGGATTTTTCTTTGAAACACATTTTGATCCAAGTGTTGCTTTAAGTGATGGACCTAATATGGTTCAAGTAGATGAGTTATATAAAGTTATAGATGACATTTTTGCTATCAAAGATGTATTAGGGTATAATTAA
- a CDS encoding potassium channel family protein: MKNSSLFIILQRMRRPFIVIIVTYTIAIVGLLIIDGVDDKGNIYHMSIFDAFYFVSYTASTIGFGETPYTFTYAQRLWVSFSIYLTVLGWFYGIGTLVALLQDKLFLREIERTRFVHQVRRLKDKFIIILGYNQITSEIINRAIEQGIRTVVIEKDEERASALRLENFTPTVPVLVADAFTPRALEEAGIKKYNCKGLVSIFENDSLNLRIALTSKLLNPHVRLAIKSTTTNHSENLRDLDVEIIANPFSIISSEIEMAISAPNLLKLEKWIYKIDNLNANLPVFPKGKYIVCGFGRMGQHVYNVLRSDKVEAEFIEMNKAKVGTFNSDLNRHITFGNADDKELLLSVGIEDAVAIISATNNDTTNLSILATAKKLNPKIMTIARENEMEDFSIFKSAKIDHIFMPSRILINKTTNALISPLSDKFIRMMCKKDDIWASKLVKDLIQVIDENPILHEQKIDKTNSPEIFKAIKEDKEILLDIFNRSLYNREQKNNIIPLLIHRDGEYKLLPEHDIKLCEDDEILFACDENAKNDIEYIAQNFYEFHYVYTGEEKRTIFNRN, from the coding sequence TTGAAAAACAGTTCTTTATTTATCATCCTTCAAAGGATGAGAAGACCATTTATTGTAATTATTGTTACTTATACCATTGCAATTGTTGGATTACTAATAATTGATGGAGTTGATGATAAAGGAAATATTTATCATATGAGTATTTTCGATGCATTTTATTTTGTATCATATACTGCTTCAACAATTGGTTTTGGTGAAACCCCATACACTTTTACATATGCTCAAAGACTTTGGGTTAGCTTTTCTATTTATTTAACTGTTCTTGGGTGGTTTTATGGAATTGGTACCTTAGTTGCTTTACTTCAAGATAAACTTTTTTTAAGGGAGATTGAGAGAACAAGATTTGTTCATCAAGTAAGAAGATTAAAAGATAAATTCATAATCATATTAGGTTATAATCAAATTACAAGTGAGATTATAAATAGAGCAATTGAACAAGGGATTAGAACAGTTGTAATTGAAAAAGATGAAGAAAGAGCAAGTGCCTTAAGACTTGAAAATTTTACCCCAACAGTTCCAGTACTAGTTGCAGATGCCTTTACTCCAAGGGCTTTAGAGGAAGCTGGTATCAAAAAATATAATTGTAAAGGTTTAGTTTCAATTTTTGAAAATGATTCTTTAAATTTAAGAATTGCTTTGACATCAAAACTTTTAAATCCCCATGTAAGACTTGCTATTAAATCTACTACTACAAACCATAGTGAAAACTTAAGGGATTTAGATGTGGAGATAATAGCAAACCCCTTTTCTATAATTTCAAGTGAAATTGAGATGGCAATAAGTGCACCAAATTTATTAAAACTTGAAAAATGGATTTATAAAATTGATAACCTAAATGCTAATCTTCCAGTTTTCCCTAAAGGTAAATATATAGTTTGTGGATTTGGTAGAATGGGACAACATGTTTATAATGTTTTACGTTCTGATAAGGTTGAAGCAGAGTTTATCGAGATGAATAAAGCTAAAGTAGGGACATTTAATAGTGATTTAAATAGACATATAACCTTTGGTAATGCCGATGATAAAGAGCTGCTTTTAAGTGTAGGTATAGAAGATGCTGTTGCTATTATTTCTGCTACTAATAATGATACAACAAATCTTTCAATCTTAGCAACAGCAAAAAAGTTAAATCCAAAAATTATGACAATTGCTAGAGAAAATGAGATGGAAGACTTTTCTATTTTTAAAAGTGCTAAAATTGATCATATCTTTATGCCTTCAAGAATATTAATAAATAAAACTACAAATGCACTTATTAGTCCACTATCTGATAAGTTTATTAGGATGATGTGTAAAAAAGATGATATTTGGGCTTCTAAACTTGTAAAAGATTTAATTCAAGTAATAGATGAAAACCCAATTTTACATGAACAAAAAATTGATAAAACAAATTCACCTGAGATTTTTAAGGCAATTAAAGAAGACAAAGAGATTCTTTTAGATATTTTTAATCGCTCTTTATATAATAGAGAACAAAAAAACAATATAATACCACTATTAATTCATAGGGATGGTGAATATAAACTTTTACCAGAACATGATATAAAGTTATGTGAAGATGATGAAATACTTTTTGCTTGTGATGAAAATGCAAAAAATGACATAGAATATATTGCACAAAATTTTTATGAGTTTCATTATGTTTACACAGGTGAAGAGAAAAGAACAATATTTAATAGGAATTAG
- a CDS encoding DUF6394 family protein, with protein MNLDKVISGFFIILAMTLNFGFFYGDMSSLEHHSKYELMAAIIINVIATILKLGDKTQMGSVLLATSLVADIQLIAAATVWTVAAYAYTINTEITSVIISLSGGALLANIVSVMLYVGDTLKSKR; from the coding sequence ATGAATCTTGATAAGGTTATCTCAGGTTTTTTTATTATTTTAGCGATGACACTAAATTTTGGTTTTTTCTATGGAGATATGAGTTCTTTAGAACACCATAGTAAATATGAACTTATGGCAGCAATTATAATAAATGTAATAGCTACAATATTAAAACTTGGTGATAAAACACAAATGGGTTCAGTTTTATTAGCAACTTCACTTGTTGCAGATATTCAATTAATAGCAGCAGCTACAGTTTGGACAGTTGCAGCATATGCTTATACAATAAACACAGAGATTACTTCAGTGATTATCTCTTTATCTGGTGGAGCATTATTAGCAAACATAGTTTCAGTTATGTTGTATGTTGGTGATACTTTAAAATCAAAAAGATAA
- a CDS encoding DMT family transporter, whose translation MTNDVSLGIKYMLFASFLFALMGAFAKELSNSMSSLEVVFFRNVFGVFLILISIYRNPIKQVGGKPWLLIFRGLAGFSALLMFFYNIANIPLGEAMTFSRTSTIFTAIFAYIFVKEKIGFKGWLGVFIGFIGILFITKFDGSSLDKTDWLGILCGVGAGLAYTSIRELRKFYDGRTIVLSFMGIGTLGPIILMIISEFYTNPSFDFVFAKFVMPKSEDWLFIILLGTVATFAQIYMTKAYSVAKAGIIGTISYANIAFSILIGLILGDAFPDIWIILGIMLIVFSGVLVSSKKD comes from the coding sequence ATGACTAATGATGTATCTTTAGGCATAAAGTATATGCTTTTTGCCTCTTTTTTATTTGCCTTAATGGGAGCTTTTGCCAAAGAATTAAGTAACTCTATGAGTTCTTTAGAGGTTGTATTTTTTAGAAATGTTTTTGGAGTTTTTTTAATCTTAATTTCAATTTATAGGAACCCAATTAAGCAAGTTGGTGGAAAACCTTGGTTATTGATATTTAGAGGTTTAGCTGGTTTTAGTGCCCTTTTGATGTTTTTTTATAATATTGCAAATATCCCTTTGGGTGAGGCAATGACTTTTTCTAGAACTTCTACTATTTTTACTGCAATTTTTGCTTATATATTTGTAAAAGAGAAGATTGGTTTTAAAGGTTGGTTGGGAGTATTTATTGGATTTATTGGAATTTTATTTATAACAAAATTTGATGGTTCTTCTTTAGATAAAACTGATTGGCTAGGTATTTTATGTGGGGTTGGAGCAGGGCTTGCATACACTTCAATAAGGGAACTTAGAAAGTTTTATGATGGAAGAACAATTGTTTTATCGTTTATGGGAATTGGAACATTAGGTCCTATTATTTTAATGATTATTTCAGAATTTTACACAAATCCTAGTTTCGATTTTGTTTTTGCTAAATTTGTTATGCCCAAATCTGAAGATTGGTTATTTATTATATTACTTGGTACTGTTGCTACCTTTGCACAAATTTATATGACAAAGGCTTATTCTGTTGCAAAAGCCGGAATTATAGGAACTATTTCATATGCAAATATTGCTTTTTCAATTTTGATAGGACTTATACTAGGGGACGCTTTTCCTGATATTTGGATTATCTTAGGTATAATGCTGATAGTTTTCAGTGGAGTTTTAGTCTCTTCAAAGAAGGATTAA